The Quercus lobata isolate SW786 chromosome 9, ValleyOak3.0 Primary Assembly, whole genome shotgun sequence region ggaaaccaaaaaatgaaaaaaagggaCTCACGTGAGAAATTTGTTTTCCACAACCTATTGAATCCACCATTTTCAAATGCGTTTGGACTATTGTTGGAAAATATTGCAAGTGAAGTCTTACGAATGAGAAAACAGTTGAAGTTTTCAGTGGCCAAAGACTAGAAAATAGAAATGGCTTGAACCAATGTTAAGAATGACTAAAAAGTCAGGTTTGGTTAGCTTGCACTAGCTCATATCACATAGCACCACTAATAATAATGGCGAAGACTAAAACTCAAATTCCTTTGATATTTTTGATGAACACAAATTCCATTGACGTATATGTTTTTTAACAACAGAAAGTTATTTTGTTAAGCATATATACCTCTCTCTATTTACGCTGTTGAATTTATTCTAGATAGTTTTATGTTTAAAGAGATCCACATGTGGACATAATTATGTCAAATTACGATATGGtacattattataatttacAATTAAGATTGTAAATGCCAACTTCAAGAgtaattattgaatactccTGGAGTACTTCCCACTTACATAACAGTGAgttctactaattaaatttatggtaggaCCCACTACTCccggagtattcaataattttctcaACTTCAATACAAATACAATTTCAGACTGagagtatgtttggtaactgttttttccccttattgTCTGTTTTCAAaacagttttctatttttaagactaaaaaacttgtttggtaacccaaaattgatagaaaacaaaaattgttctcaaaactcaatttgtgaaggaaattgaaaacatgcaaaaggccattttcagtttctaatttttaaaagtcaatgaaaaaacacatttaatttaatgaatctgtctcatttaatgagttagcattatagttcaaatcctagtaacaacatattttagtattttctattttgttttcaaaaaactatcttttaaatttttgaaaatagaaaataaaaacggttaccaaacataacctgatcttcttctcaaaaaaaaaaaaaaagttctctgttttcaaaataacattgaataataataaataataggaGTAGagtaaataataagaaattgatattgattAGAGCTTAGCAAAGACCTAGAAAACCTAACTCAATCACCCTACCCAACCTGACCAAAAGGTCTTGGGCGGATTAAATGGCTATTCAGGTTGGATCTAGGTTAAACTGATGAGTTTCCTTCGGATTTCAAGTCAGTTTCAGGTTTAGCCAACTTTAACTGACCCACTCAACCTAAGAGAGGGGgtgaaaaaaaatcactaattaGATTCATCaatctgaaaattttataagttatGGCAGAGACTTTTTACTTTCATGAAGAATGATATTCTCCATGATTACAAATTCACTAGGTTCATAACTTCTATATTAATAatgtcataatatttatttatttttctcaaaaaaatatttttttattttttattttacatttttatgtatttttttaccCCATATTCGTGTTtaaattctcaaataaaaaatttataatttttttattaatttatatatttttttattctttttaatattagatagcatttttttttttgaaacttaatttcctttaaaaaaaaaaatggttagatAAATTTTATAGCTGCTCAGTTGGTTAAGCACTCCCaagaaatagtaataataatagtagtagtagtagatgaaactaagaaaaacttaaattagaattccaaactagaattccaattttgtgccatgtgtcataaattatttattcttaaagatttttatttcttaattttagaatatattaatagacaaagctaagaaaaaatccaattaggttctaaattggattctaattgttgtctaattttgcgtcatgtgtcctatttaagtttttttttttttttttggttttagatgAGTTAATGAGGTGCAAAAGACGAAgagtataatataaataaattatcaagaactcaataaaaaaaaataatagcatGTTACAGTGATTTGCTACTAGCAtgttactatttttatttttatttttagctttaGCACCTTtgatattacatgtattttggTGTTTGAAGTGCTAAACATAGGTTTTTAGTGGCTTTTCAACCAGTCATGAATACTCTAACtatagagcattagcattgggaaATTGCaatgctattctattttacaattCTAAAAACCACTTTATCACTTATACCATCCTATTTTACAATACTTCCACATcccaaacttctatttttattaaaatattattttttaatctttctttaatatttttttctaactgAAACTTTTGTTTTCCTAGGCTTTCcaacagtttttttttcctctctttctccttcaacCTTTAGCACCAGCTCAACACACAAAGCCACACACAGACCCATCggaacaaaaacccagaaaaacccaagccaccacTGCCCACTGCCCACTGCtcaccaaaatcccaccggaacaaaaacccatactaaaaaaaaaaaaaaaacccagcgtCACaacagaaggaaaaaaaaaaaaaaaaaaacccatcggAAACCCAGAATAACCAGCCACTTCAGCCACAACGCAACCAcaacaaagccacacacacacaaacacaaaccatcaacagAGCCACACAAACCAGGCCGCCGatcaacaaacccaccacccaAGCCACTGATCAAACCATCAAACCAGGCCGCCGatcaacaaacccaccacccaagccactgatcaaaccatcaaaccatcaACGGCCACCACCCAAGTCACcgatcagcaaacccaaaccaCCGATCAACAAACCCACACCCAGGCCGtcgaaatacccaaaaatcgTCATCGGAGCCACCATCGGAGCTACCGATGATCCACCCAAACGATCCACCCACCGATCAACGGATCCACCATTTCAAACCCACCGATCAACCGATCCCAGCCCAATGATCCAACCCCAGCTCGCCGATCCACGCTAATCCAACCTCCAacctcaaaaatccaaaacccagcACCGGTACAACGAGAGAGAGGCAGGCCGTGCGATGAGAGATGAGGGAGTGGCCGTGTGAGATGGGTGAGAAATTTCAGAGATGGGTGAGAAATTTTGGCAATGATGCTTTGgagaggagagagcagatggagaaagagaaggaagagtgagaagagaagggaaaaaatgagagggatgagagagaaatttcGGTTGAAATAGGAGGagtataatattattaattctttaCAATTTTGTGAATAGTACAATTCTAAAtatagaattgtactgtagcagtattgcaaaaaaatttgtaatactgCTGTTTACAATTTCCTGATGCAATGGTTTTTTAGGtgtaaaatgttaaatttctcttagatatagcattagcatttcccaatgctaatgcttttAGGAGATAAATTAGCTAATAGTTATAGCTAGGTTGGCTGTCAACACTGTAAGTCGAAGCTCTACTAAGAACTAACCTAGCTAATAGTTATAATTAAGCCGGCTCTCAACACCAAAAGTCAAAACTCTACAAAGAAATAGACTAGCTAATAATTACAATTAAGTTAGCTCTCAACACCAAAACTTGAAGCTGAAATTTAGCTAATAGTTACAGCTAAATTAATTCCCAACACTATAagtcaaatttgaaattaaagagGCATAATTGAGAAGACAAAACAAGTGGCTagttcctatcaaaaaaaagaaaaaagaaaaaagaggctaGTTGTACCCTAAGAGATTAGAAAGGGTGGCCGACTGATTGGTTTAAGAGTAGAGAATGACTGACTATTAGTCCTCAGAGTAAAGGGTGGCTAGGAGAGGAGAAATTTtctgtttacttttttttttttaatcattaattaattcaacaattttaaataagtgggaatattttagtaaaatagTAGATTACTGAGTAAAAGTGACGTAATCCATAAAGACAGTATAATTTATGAGGAATAATGCTAAGGACACGTCATTTGTTACTCGCCACTTAACAAGTTGTAATTAATAAATGTGTGATGATGAGTCATTTGAGACACATTTTTACCAATCACATGACAAGTTGTGATATAATATTGTGGCAAATTATGCGTTTCTAGCATTACTCATTTACTGGAGTTGAGAGGGCTTTGCTGGATAGCCTATAAGAGGATGGAGGTTCGCTACATCACAAAAGCAAGCAAAACGTGCTTGGTTGGTGGTGCCTTTGCTTATAGAGACGGTTCCATGACTCTCCACTTATCTCACTtgtctatttaaaatttaaaatcccaACACGCAGTTTTCTCCGTCTCTTGTTCcaatccaaagtccaaactcTTCTCAAGTACAGTTTGGTGAATGGCATTCTCGTTATTTCCCGCCAACCCCAGTGGCATTTTCCTCTCTCCAACTCCTTTCTCCTCGGTCTCATCGACCAAACTTTTTATAGTAACCTTTTAAAAACACAGAGTCagagacccaaaaaaaatcactaaaaaaaaaacacagacatacgctctctctctctctctctctctctcacacacacacaaaaacacaaacactttGTGTGCGTACGAAAAGAGAGAGTAAAATGTTGAAGGTCTCGTGCAATGTGTTGAGTGACCAAAGCCAAGCGATAACCCAATGTGGGTTTATGGGCCGAGGGCCCATTTTGACACGTGGGCACCGGAGAAATGCCGTCGTTTTAGGCTCTGGTTCTGGTTCTTCGTACAAAGGTCCAATTATGGCTGTGGTGTCTGACCGGGTAATCGGATCCGGGTCAGGGTCAGGGTCGGGGACTCTGGCGGACCGTTTGAGACTTGGGAGCTTGACGGAGGATGGATTGTCGTATAAGGAGAGATTTATAGTGAGATGCTATGAAGTTGGGATTAACAAAACTGCCACTGTTGAAACCATTGCTAATCTCTTGCAGGTTCTTTCGAAAATcccacattttgtttttgttcttttcaatGAGTTTTACTTTGAATTGATTCAATTTTAGGTTTTTGTTAATGGGTTTATCGGTTGGGATTTgtggtttttgggtttctgggtttgatgGTACTGTTCTCTTTGACATGCATTTGCAACTTGTTCTAACATTTTTGTGGGAACTTCTCAACTGGGTATTGTCGGTTTTGGATGTCTGGATTtgattgtgattgttttgttcTCTGTTACATGCACTTGCTACtgattgttttgaattttcaaaattgagcATCCactaaatgtgccaaatgccaaatatgtTCTAAATCTTAAAACTTTTGCCACATATGAACAGTACCGTTGCATTTTGCAACGGTACGGCCgagaatgctaaaaaaaaaaaaagttttttattcatAGTTTGTTGTTGATGCTGTTGATGGTGATGACGGGGAGgagataatttattattttaatatgtagtaaatattattttaatgtataaaaattGAATGATAGAACATAtgataaatgagatattgtaaaatgacgtggtaaaataataaagtaggcttttggtgtgtcaaaatgacattttttttgcaacatttgATGTGGATGCTTAAGTTTTTTCATGGGATTTTCTCTTATTGTTGGTTTTACTATTTTCATGGGTTTTACTATTTTCTCTGTCACTGTCCATTTCTTTGTCATGTAAATTTCTGAATTTTAGCGCCTGAGTAATGTTGCATGGCTTTGTTGTTGACTTGCTTAGGCTGGTCATTGTGCTCTGAAAACATTCCACTCTGCTTTCTATTATTATCTGTGTCAAGATGCATGCTTGTTAGGTACTAGACTCTACATTCATTTGAATGCTACCATGCTGgaatttgaattcttttgtcttaatatcTCTGATTTGGATCAAGAAATTGTCAGTGAGCATTGAATTCTCAGTAACTCTTAGTTAGGGGGCTGCTCATTAGTTCAATATCTAGAGATTAATAAATGGTAAATTGGTAATTCAGAAGTTATGGTTCCATTGTTTTTGAAGCTAACCATATTATGAATGAAAAGTTGGTTTCCATTTTCAGAAAgctaaaaaaagagagagaaaaaatcaatATGCAGTTACTCATTTCATCTTATTGGACAGGGGAGAGATACCTTCTACCTTAAATGAAACTTATTGAAGGATTGGCTCTTCTCAAAGATCTTCAATATAATAATATCCTTGTGTGATGTAGGAGGTTGGATGCAATCATGCACAGAGTGTAGGATTTTCAACAGATGGCTTTGCAACCACCCCTACCATGAGGAAACTGCATCTCATATGGGTTACTGCTCGCATGCACATTGAAATCTACAAATACCCAGCTTGgtgagttttcttcttcttttttatgttgTGAGTTTAGTATGGGATTCTTACATGATAAACTCCATTTTGATACATGGTTGGTGGTACAGGAGTGATGTGATTGAAATTGAAACTTGGTGCCAAGGGGAGGGAAGAATTGGAACCAGACGAGATTGGATACTTAAGGACCATGCTACTGGTCAAGTTATTGGAAGAGCAACAAGGTGCATATTAAgctactctttcttttttatgtcCTTTCCCTTGCAAAAGAGACTTATAAGGTAAAATAAATGAAGCAACAATATTGAAAGAGAGGAATCTTTTTTATAATCTTAAATGGGGAAAATGTTTTTGACACATGCATCACTAATTCAACCACATTTCACTTGTTTATATGATTTTCAAGTCCTGAGTGTCACTTTTTTGATGATTATAGAATGCTCTTCTGGGTGATTTTGATGTATGTTATAAACTCATGTATCAATTAGTCTCTTGTTGTGGTTTTGGGAAACTGCCCTCTTTCTCCATTTCAGTGTCATCTAATTTTAAAgcaattttgttaataaatctCATGATTTCATATAGCTGTTGCTCAAACTACAtagccttttatttttattttataagtaataaagtttcattaataacaaaaaaatcaagtcaCCAAGTATACGAAGTATATGATTGGGGACCATACAATCAATTAATTACATAATCTTTCAAATCAGTAATTGAACAAAGAATTGACTATGTAAAAATCCAacaaagttctaaagaaaaaagttttagttgAGGAATAGATCTCTTTGTATCTTCAAAGCACCGGGTATTCCTCTCTCTAGAGataccacatcaagcaatgCAGGGTAGCCATCCAAATAGACCCATTCCTTTCCTATGACACCCAAAATGGCCTTTGCCAACCagctttcaaaattatttatatttccgaAAATTTTGAGGTGCCTTTGAAGGAGAAGAATAAGAATGCACTATAGTCCGTAATTTCctttatcttaatttttattttctgggtAAGTGACTTGATCATACTGTTATGTTATTGCTaagttaatttattatattgatatgaaattcCCCCAAAAGTGATGCATAAACATGATTTTCTACCTAAAGTTGCCGTGATAGAACCATATATTAGATCATTCACATCCAGTTCTGCGAaatcttttcatattttgaagaAATTACCCACTTTTctacctagcaaaaaaaaaacccacttttCTATTTTAGCTAGCCGCTTTTTAAATACACCTTACATCACACTCTTCATTTTCGATACGCTTTAAGTGGGCAAGGGGGTTTCAAATCCTAGATGTTTTCGTTGGAAACACTAGGAGATGATGCCGATTGGCCTAAAGTTTGTTGGCATCCCACCCTTAATTTTCTTATACATCCTattaaatattcaaataaattctttttgttttttcctttcttcccaTCACTTTTTTCACTCCTTCCCCTATTCCCACCCCCTTCTGTTAGGCCCCTCTCCTAGGCTCCCCCTACAATGTTTGACAACACCAATTTGCCACCGCACTGCCAAATCAGCAGCCTAATGGCCAGATCAGCCACCCACCAACAATACCAAGTCCAAGTTGGCCCCCAACAACTGGTGAAGCCAAATGGCCAACAACATCAGCAGATCACTTTgcagatgagagagagagagagagagagagagagagagagtagcaTATAAAATATGATGCAGTGCTTGGTATGGCTAACAATTATTGTAGcttttttcagaattttgaaTAGTAATGAGTAATGATGAGCAGGGTGTggagagcctttttttttttttttttggtggtgattCCTAGCTACAGTACTCAACAATTTAGCTAAAAAGATCATTCGCAAAACTGGATGTGACTGCTGTTATGGGGATTGAAGAGCGACCATGgatttatatgtatttttttgcattttttctttccttataatattctgaaaaaatatatattctactCTAAGATTAAACATTTCAATTCCTTCCTGTAGTAGCTTCTTTGCAAATCAGAAAATAAATGAAGCCACTATAAATATAGATCAAGAGGTTATCCTGCTGGaacaaaattattcataaatttAATGCTTCTCTTGACCATTGACAAAAACTATGCTAGTCTGGTGTGTGCCAGAATGTGCTTAAATTATCCATcttaatattttactttttttacttcATAATTTACGACCCCCCTGCacacttttttttggttaaaaattctgtttattaattaatcaatctCATCTTGATTCAAAGATCACCGTTGTGGAAGCTATCGAACATTTGTTGTCAGATTAACTCAACACTTGACTTAGCAATTCTTGCAATTATTTCTAACTTTGTCTATCTGATTTGAGATGCATTGTCAAAGTTTATCATGTGAACCTTATGTTTCAGCAAGTGGGTGATGATGAACGAAGACACCAGACGTCTTCAGAAAGTTAGCGATGATGTACGGGATGAGTATTTAGTTTATTGTCCGCGAGAACCCAGGTAAGGATGCCTTGTTTTCTCTAGGTATAAAATATCTGATTTTCTTGTAAATGGT contains the following coding sequences:
- the LOC115960482 gene encoding oleoyl-acyl carrier protein thioesterase 1, chloroplastic-like, with translation MLKVSCNVLSDQSQAITQCGFMGRGPILTRGHRRNAVVLGSGSGSSYKGPIMAVVSDRVIGSGSGSGSGTLADRLRLGSLTEDGLSYKERFIVRCYEVGINKTATVETIANLLQEVGCNHAQSVGFSTDGFATTPTMRKLHLIWVTARMHIEIYKYPAWSDVIEIETWCQGEGRIGTRRDWILKDHATGQVIGRATSKWVMMNEDTRRLQKVSDDVRDEYLVYCPREPRLAIPEENSSSLRRIPKLEDPADHSKLGLVPRRADLDMNQHVNNVTYIGWVLESLPQEIIDSHELQTITLDYRRECQHDDIVDSLTSVEPVEDAEAISKIQGTNGSIAAAENNEDLRQFLHLLRVSGDGLEINRGRTEWRKKHAR